The Cohnella abietis genome has a segment encoding these proteins:
- a CDS encoding PIG-L deacetylase family protein — translation MNVLAICAHPDDAEIWCGGTLAKYAKRGDKVTIAVVTNGEVGSPSLPKEEIAEIRRLEAIAAAEVIGAELIWLGFRDEFLFDTEETRLSIIEAMRASKAEVVLTHWPDDLYNPDHTITGQVSNDVAIMTTVPNIVTSSPPLAKIPIVYFIESVAGLGFQPEEYVDITDTFELKQSMLAKHESQVGDWLKDQYGSNAMEMIEVIARFRGIQSGVRYAEGFIRAKAYPRNITGSLLP, via the coding sequence ATGAATGTACTGGCTATCTGCGCACATCCAGATGATGCGGAAATCTGGTGTGGAGGGACGCTTGCGAAATACGCTAAGCGTGGAGACAAGGTGACGATCGCAGTTGTCACGAACGGAGAAGTTGGTTCGCCGTCGCTTCCTAAGGAAGAGATCGCAGAGATCCGTCGTTTGGAAGCGATTGCAGCAGCTGAAGTCATCGGAGCGGAGCTCATCTGGCTGGGCTTTCGTGATGAATTTCTGTTCGATACGGAGGAGACAAGACTGTCTATTATTGAGGCGATGCGTGCTAGTAAAGCGGAAGTTGTACTAACGCACTGGCCGGACGACTTGTATAATCCAGACCACACGATAACTGGCCAGGTTTCTAACGATGTTGCAATAATGACAACAGTTCCTAATATTGTGACTTCAAGTCCGCCTCTCGCAAAGATCCCGATCGTTTATTTTATCGAAAGCGTCGCAGGACTTGGCTTCCAGCCAGAAGAGTACGTGGATATTACGGATACGTTCGAATTGAAGCAAAGTATGCTTGCCAAGCATGAGAGTCAGGTTGGTGATTGGCTGAAGGATCAATATGGCTCGAATGCCATGGAGATGATCGAGGTTATCGCTCGTTTTCGCGGGATTCAGAGTGGTGTTCGTTACGCGGAGGGCTTTATCAGAGCCAAAGCTTATCCACGCAATATTACAGGATCATTGCTACCTTGA